A section of the Dehalococcoidia bacterium genome encodes:
- the gnd gene encoding decarboxylating 6-phosphogluconate dehydrogenase: MQLGMVGLGRMGFNMTERLILGGHQLVVYDRNPDTVKSAVDKGATGAGSLAELVSKLSPPRAVWIMVPAGAPVDQTIDELLPLMAGDDVIIDGGNSMYKDTKARGERVSAAGLHYQDCGTSGGIWGLANGYCLMIGGEKPIYDRIEPIYKTLAPEDGYAYMGPSGAGHFVKMVHNGIEYGMLQAYGEGFEIMHASEYSLDLHRISQIWQHGSVVRSWLLELAELAFAAEPDLKSVRGYIDDSGEGRWTVQEAIDRSVPAPVITLSLLARFASRQDESFGAKVIAALRNEFGGHAIHRE; this comes from the coding sequence ATGCAACTGGGAATGGTCGGCCTGGGCCGGATGGGCTTCAACATGACGGAGCGGCTGATCCTCGGCGGGCACCAGCTCGTCGTCTACGACCGCAACCCGGACACGGTGAAGTCGGCCGTGGACAAGGGCGCCACGGGCGCGGGCTCGCTTGCCGAGCTGGTGAGCAAGCTCTCGCCGCCGCGCGCGGTCTGGATCATGGTGCCCGCCGGCGCGCCGGTGGATCAGACGATCGACGAGCTGTTGCCGCTGATGGCCGGGGACGACGTGATCATCGACGGCGGCAACTCGATGTACAAGGACACGAAGGCGCGAGGCGAACGCGTCTCCGCCGCCGGGCTGCACTACCAGGACTGCGGCACCAGCGGCGGCATCTGGGGCCTGGCGAACGGCTACTGCCTGATGATCGGCGGCGAGAAGCCGATCTACGACCGCATCGAGCCGATCTACAAGACGCTGGCGCCCGAGGACGGCTACGCCTACATGGGGCCGAGCGGCGCCGGCCACTTCGTCAAGATGGTGCACAACGGCATCGAGTACGGCATGCTCCAGGCCTACGGCGAGGGCTTCGAGATCATGCACGCCTCGGAGTACAGCCTCGACCTGCACCGCATCTCGCAGATCTGGCAGCACGGCAGCGTCGTGCGCTCCTGGCTGCTGGAGCTGGCCGAGCTGGCTTTCGCCGCCGAACCGGACCTGAAATCCGTGCGTGGTTATATCGACGACTCGGGCGAAGGCCGCTGGACGGTGCAGGAGGCGATCGACCGGAGCGTGCCCGCGCCGGTGATCACGCTCTCGCTGCTGGCGCGCTTCGCCTCGCGGCAAGACGAGTCGTTCGGGGCAAAAGTCATCGCCGCGCTGCGCAACGAGTTCGGTGGCCACGCGATTCATAGGGAATAG
- a CDS encoding bifunctional transaldolase/phosoglucose isomerase gives MAAKKLNPLQQLAVHGQGFWYDNIRRKFLQDGTLAGLRDNDGLRGVTANPTIFQHAIAAGDDYDDQIREMARKGADPNAIYERLATDDVRTACDILRPVYDATHGEDGFVSLEVAPGLARDTDGTIKEVKRFWQIVNRPNLMVKIPATREGVPAIEHCLTEGININITLIFAVERYIDVARAYVRALRLRATRGQPVDRIASVASFFVSRVDTKVDKMLDEKIAAAKGEQKRELEALKGKAAIANAKIAYEDFKKIFYGDEFRDLREKGARVQRPLWASTSTKNPAYRDVMYVEDLIGRDTVDTMPPQTIDAFRDHGVVADTLDTGLAEAHEAMRRLARAGISMTQVTQELEDEGVASFSASIDELFAGIAAKSDVMRANLAARQSASLGAFERKVDGALAAAEKSGAAGRVWKKDATYWKPNAKPDDQELSGWLGWLTAPEAGLKALDDLNSFVEEVRQEGFSDAVVLGMGGSSLAPLVFAETFGKREGYPRLHVLDSTDPANVLAVQQTVNLPKTLFIVSSKSGSTTEPNTFHAYFWEQVKRAGVQEPGKQFVAITDPGSSLEAAAKQQGFRRVFYGDPEIGGRYSALSPFGLVPAALAGVDVKTLLERAHVMAEACAGAAAPSNPGLWLGTILGTLAQNGHDKVTFLASPKLSSFGLWGEQLLAESTGKEGRGLIPIATEAPGKPADYGADRLFALIELKGNRDAALERKVKALEAAGQPVVRLTLNDALDLGAEMFRWEFATAVAGSILGINPFDQPNVQESKDNTKRLLAEFETKGSLTEPDPTARRDGLALTAGTSNGARAGGANGASGEHAFAETLAGFLKGVKPGDYLAIMAYLPYDEAIEHELQKRRIVLRDALKVATTLGYGPRFLHSTGQLHKGGPNSGVFVQITATAKRDAPVPGEKYSFAVLEAAQALGDLQSLEKHGRRALRLHIDGDVVNGLAALTESLTAVK, from the coding sequence ATGGCCGCGAAGAAACTGAACCCGCTGCAGCAGCTCGCCGTGCACGGGCAGGGCTTCTGGTACGACAACATCCGCCGCAAGTTTCTGCAAGACGGCACGCTCGCCGGCCTGCGCGACAACGACGGCCTGCGCGGCGTCACCGCCAATCCGACGATCTTCCAGCACGCGATCGCGGCGGGCGACGACTACGACGACCAGATCCGCGAAATGGCGCGCAAGGGCGCCGATCCGAACGCGATCTACGAGCGGCTCGCCACGGACGACGTGCGCACGGCCTGCGACATCCTGCGCCCCGTCTACGACGCGACGCACGGTGAGGACGGCTTCGTTTCGCTCGAAGTTGCGCCCGGCCTGGCGCGGGATACGGACGGCACGATCAAAGAGGTCAAGCGCTTCTGGCAGATCGTGAACCGGCCCAACCTGATGGTGAAGATTCCCGCCACGCGCGAGGGCGTGCCCGCGATCGAGCACTGCCTGACCGAGGGCATCAACATCAACATCACGCTGATCTTCGCCGTCGAACGCTACATCGACGTGGCCCGCGCCTATGTCCGCGCCCTGCGCCTGCGCGCCACGCGCGGCCAGCCCGTGGACCGCATCGCCTCCGTCGCCAGCTTCTTCGTCAGCCGCGTCGATACCAAGGTCGACAAGATGCTCGACGAGAAGATCGCGGCGGCGAAGGGCGAGCAGAAGCGCGAGCTGGAGGCGCTGAAAGGCAAGGCGGCGATCGCCAACGCCAAGATCGCCTACGAGGACTTCAAGAAGATCTTCTACGGCGACGAGTTCCGCGACCTGCGCGAGAAAGGCGCCCGCGTGCAGCGCCCGCTTTGGGCCAGCACCAGCACCAAGAACCCCGCCTATCGCGACGTGATGTACGTCGAAGACCTGATCGGCCGCGACACCGTGGACACGATGCCGCCACAGACGATCGATGCCTTCCGCGACCACGGCGTTGTCGCCGACACGCTCGATACGGGCCTGGCCGAGGCGCACGAGGCGATGCGCCGGCTGGCGCGGGCCGGCATCAGCATGACGCAGGTGACGCAGGAGCTGGAGGACGAGGGTGTCGCCTCGTTCTCCGCCTCGATCGACGAGCTGTTCGCCGGCATCGCCGCCAAGAGCGACGTGATGCGGGCAAACCTCGCGGCGCGGCAGTCGGCCTCGCTCGGCGCCTTCGAGAGGAAGGTCGATGGGGCGCTGGCCGCGGCCGAGAAGAGCGGCGCCGCGGGCCGCGTCTGGAAGAAGGACGCGACCTACTGGAAGCCGAACGCGAAGCCGGACGACCAGGAGCTCTCCGGCTGGCTCGGCTGGCTCACGGCGCCGGAAGCGGGGCTGAAGGCGCTGGACGATCTGAACAGCTTTGTGGAAGAGGTGCGGCAGGAAGGCTTCAGCGACGCCGTCGTGCTCGGCATGGGCGGCAGCAGCCTGGCGCCCCTCGTCTTCGCCGAAACGTTCGGCAAGCGCGAGGGCTATCCACGCCTGCATGTGCTGGACAGCACCGACCCGGCCAACGTGTTGGCGGTTCAGCAGACCGTGAACCTGCCGAAGACGCTGTTCATCGTCTCCAGCAAGTCCGGCAGCACAACGGAGCCCAACACCTTCCACGCCTACTTCTGGGAGCAGGTGAAGCGGGCCGGCGTGCAGGAGCCGGGTAAGCAGTTCGTGGCGATCACCGATCCGGGCAGTTCGCTCGAAGCGGCGGCGAAGCAGCAGGGTTTCCGCCGCGTCTTCTACGGCGACCCCGAGATCGGCGGGCGCTACTCGGCGCTCTCGCCCTTCGGCCTCGTGCCCGCGGCGCTGGCCGGCGTGGACGTGAAGACGCTGCTGGAGCGAGCGCACGTGATGGCCGAGGCCTGCGCGGGCGCCGCCGCCCCGAGCAACCCCGGCCTCTGGCTGGGCACGATCCTCGGCACGCTGGCGCAGAACGGCCACGACAAAGTCACGTTTCTCGCTTCACCGAAGCTCTCCAGCTTTGGCCTCTGGGGCGAGCAGCTCCTGGCCGAGAGCACGGGCAAGGAGGGCCGCGGCCTGATCCCGATCGCGACCGAAGCGCCGGGCAAGCCGGCGGACTACGGCGCCGATCGCCTCTTCGCCCTGATCGAGCTGAAGGGCAACCGCGATGCCGCGCTTGAGCGCAAGGTCAAGGCGCTCGAAGCGGCCGGCCAGCCGGTGGTGCGGCTCACGCTGAACGATGCGCTCGACCTGGGCGCGGAGATGTTCCGCTGGGAGTTCGCCACGGCCGTCGCCGGCTCGATCCTCGGCATCAACCCCTTCGACCAGCCGAACGTGCAGGAGAGCAAGGACAACACGAAGCGCCTGCTGGCCGAGTTCGAGACGAAGGGCAGCCTGACCGAGCCGGACCCGACGGCGCGGCGCGACGGTCTGGCGCTCACCGCCGGCACCAGCAACGGCGCGAGGGCCGGCGGCGCGAACGGCGCTTCGGGCGAGCACGCCTTTGCGGAGACGCTGGCCGGCTTCCTCAAGGGCGTGAAGCCGGGCGACTACCTGGCGATCATGGCCTATCTGCCCTACGACGAGGCGATCGAGCACGAGCTGCAGAAGCGGCGCATCGTCCTGCGCGACGCACTCAAAGTCGCGACGACGCTGGGCTACGGGCCGCGCTTCCTGCATTCCACCGGCCAGTTGCACAAGGGCGGGCCGAACAGCGGCGTCTTCGTGCAGATCACGGCGACGGCGAAGCGGGACGCGCCGGTGCCGGGCGAAAAGTACAGCTTCGCCGTGCTCGAAGCGGCGCAGGCGCTGGGCGACCTGCAATCGCTGGAGAAGCACGGCCGCCGCGCCCTGCGCCTGCACATCGACGGCGACGTGGTCAACGGTCTCGCCGCCCTCACCGAATCGCTGACAGCAGTGAAGTAG
- the tkt gene encoding transketolase, whose translation MATATSIDQLCINTIRVLSADAVQKANSGHPGLPMGAAALAYALWQNHLRHNPKDPNWQGRDRFVLSAGHGSMLLYSLLYLTGYDLSLDDIKQFRQWHSKTPGHPEYGDTPGVEVTTGPLGQGFANGVGMAMAAKHLAAVYNRPGHAIVDDYIYGIVSDGDLMEGISHEAASLAGHLGLGNLIYLFDDNHVTLDAPADWSVNDDQPKRFEAYNWHVQCVDGMDADAVDAAIRAAQAVKDKPSLIACRTIIGYGAPHVQGTSEAHGKALGEDELRLAKQFFGFNPDEHFAVPAEALAHMRRAVDRGAQLEAEWNERFAAYEKAFPELAAQFKRVMAGGLPRGWDADVPLFTPADGAMATRSAQGKVLNALAPKLPELFGGSADLSGSTDTDMKGMGVFQKSSLDGRNIYFGVREHAMGAALNGMTLHGGVRPFGATFLAFYDYMRPPVRLAALMGIPATFVYTHDSIGLGEDGPTHQPVEQLAGLRSVPNLVMLRPGDANETAEAWKVALQHKDGPCAIVLSRQKLPIIDQAQYGKASGVARGAYVLAEADGGPPQVILIATGSEVQLVVEARAKLAAEGIRARAVSMPSWALFERQPQSYRDEVLPPPVTARVSIEAGSPQGWRRWVGDRGIVIGLDHFGASAPGEIVMAQFGFTADHVVAAAKSLVRAP comes from the coding sequence GTGGCAACCGCGACGAGCATCGACCAGCTCTGCATCAATACGATCCGCGTGCTTTCCGCCGACGCGGTGCAGAAGGCCAACTCCGGCCACCCCGGCCTGCCGATGGGCGCCGCGGCGCTGGCCTACGCCCTCTGGCAGAACCACCTGCGCCACAACCCGAAAGATCCCAACTGGCAGGGCCGCGACCGCTTCGTGCTCTCCGCTGGCCACGGCTCGATGCTGCTCTACAGCCTGCTCTACCTGACCGGCTACGACCTCTCGCTGGATGACATCAAGCAGTTCCGCCAGTGGCACTCGAAGACGCCCGGCCACCCCGAGTACGGCGACACGCCCGGCGTCGAGGTGACGACCGGGCCGCTCGGCCAGGGCTTCGCCAACGGCGTCGGCATGGCGATGGCGGCGAAGCACCTCGCCGCCGTCTACAACCGCCCCGGCCACGCGATCGTGGACGACTACATCTACGGCATCGTCTCCGACGGCGACCTGATGGAAGGGATCTCGCACGAGGCCGCTTCGCTCGCCGGCCATCTTGGCCTGGGCAACCTCATCTACCTGTTCGACGACAACCACGTGACGCTGGACGCCCCGGCCGACTGGTCGGTGAACGACGACCAGCCGAAGCGCTTCGAGGCCTACAACTGGCACGTGCAGTGCGTGGACGGCATGGATGCCGACGCCGTGGACGCGGCGATTCGCGCCGCGCAGGCGGTGAAGGACAAACCGTCGCTGATCGCCTGCCGCACGATCATCGGTTACGGGGCGCCGCACGTGCAGGGCACGAGCGAGGCGCACGGCAAGGCGCTGGGCGAGGACGAGCTGCGGCTCGCCAAGCAATTCTTCGGCTTCAACCCCGACGAGCATTTCGCCGTGCCCGCCGAGGCGCTGGCGCACATGCGCCGTGCCGTCGATCGCGGCGCGCAGCTGGAAGCCGAGTGGAACGAGAGGTTCGCCGCGTACGAGAAGGCCTTCCCCGAGTTGGCGGCGCAGTTCAAGCGCGTGATGGCGGGCGGGCTGCCGCGGGGCTGGGATGCGGATGTGCCGCTGTTCACGCCGGCCGACGGCGCCATGGCGACGCGCTCGGCGCAGGGTAAAGTGCTGAATGCGCTGGCGCCGAAGCTGCCGGAGCTGTTCGGCGGCTCGGCCGATCTCTCCGGCTCGACCGACACCGACATGAAGGGCATGGGCGTCTTCCAGAAGAGCAGCCTCGACGGGCGCAACATCTACTTCGGCGTGCGCGAGCACGCGATGGGCGCCGCGCTCAATGGCATGACGCTGCACGGCGGCGTGCGTCCCTTCGGCGCGACCTTCCTGGCCTTCTACGACTACATGCGCCCGCCCGTGCGCCTGGCCGCGCTGATGGGCATCCCCGCGACCTTCGTCTACACACACGACAGCATCGGCCTCGGTGAAGACGGCCCCACGCACCAGCCGGTCGAGCAGCTCGCCGGCCTGCGCTCGGTGCCGAACCTGGTGATGCTGCGCCCCGGAGACGCCAACGAGACGGCCGAGGCCTGGAAAGTCGCGCTGCAGCACAAAGACGGCCCCTGCGCGATCGTGCTGTCGCGGCAAAAACTGCCGATCATCGACCAGGCGCAGTATGGCAAGGCGAGCGGTGTGGCCAGGGGCGCCTACGTGCTGGCCGAGGCCGACGGCGGCCCGCCGCAGGTGATCCTGATCGCCACCGGCTCGGAGGTGCAGCTTGTCGTCGAGGCGCGCGCGAAGCTGGCGGCCGAGGGCATCCGCGCCCGCGCCGTCTCGATGCCGAGCTGGGCGCTGTTCGAGCGGCAGCCGCAGAGCTACCGCGACGAAGTCCTGCCGCCGCCGGTCACGGCCCGCGTCTCGATCGAGGCCGGCTCGCCGCAGGGCTGGCGCCGCTGGGTAGGCGACCGGGGCATCGTCATCGGCCTCGATCACTTCGGCGCCTCCGCGCCCGGCGAGATCGTGATGGCGCAGTTCGGCTTCACCGCCGACCACGTCGTCGCGGCCGCAAAGAGCCTGGTCCGCGCACCGTAG
- a CDS encoding sigma-70 family RNA polymerase sigma factor yields MDTATIRVVPITSPAPPTRETLDAEDAAALSAAADALIAAADAGADPDADANESEAGTTIAENAPARRRAERYARIAALSPQQQAERQAMIARHLPLARYVANAMSRHTGQSVLLDYDDLLSYGIEGLIAAVDTFDADRGLKFSTWAVMHIRTTIQDALRTLDPLPRSLRAKGKEIDRVAADLAHASGRWPELPELAEALGRPLDTLRRTMQALGHTVVSLEQVDDGHNGAATGGDEAGFSLLNLLADEDPDVSPSERLEQRELSRLLIDAIRSLPPREEVLIDAHYCRGKSMREVSRMLFISESRVSQLHARAIKLLREFMQRALAVDPAPAAAAKRGRRAAAQLAARRPEMLPVAATLDSRAA; encoded by the coding sequence ATGGATACTGCAACGATCCGCGTCGTCCCGATCACGTCCCCGGCACCGCCCACACGAGAGACCCTGGACGCCGAAGACGCCGCCGCGCTGAGCGCCGCTGCCGATGCCCTGATCGCCGCCGCGGACGCCGGCGCCGATCCTGATGCCGACGCCAACGAGTCCGAAGCCGGCACGACCATCGCCGAGAATGCGCCGGCGCGGCGCCGCGCCGAACGGTACGCGCGCATCGCCGCCCTCAGCCCGCAGCAGCAGGCCGAGCGCCAGGCGATGATCGCCCGACATCTGCCGCTCGCCCGCTACGTGGCCAACGCGATGTCGCGCCACACGGGCCAGAGCGTGCTGCTCGACTACGACGATCTGCTTTCGTACGGCATCGAGGGGCTGATCGCCGCCGTCGATACCTTCGACGCCGATCGTGGCCTCAAGTTCAGCACCTGGGCGGTGATGCATATCCGCACCACGATCCAGGATGCGCTGCGCACCCTGGACCCGTTGCCGCGCAGCCTGCGTGCCAAGGGCAAGGAGATCGACCGCGTGGCCGCCGACCTGGCGCACGCCAGCGGCCGCTGGCCCGAGCTGCCCGAGCTTGCGGAGGCGCTCGGCCGCCCGCTCGACACGCTGCGCCGCACCATGCAGGCGCTCGGTCACACCGTCGTTTCGCTCGAACAGGTAGACGACGGCCACAACGGCGCCGCGACCGGCGGCGACGAGGCCGGCTTCAGCCTGTTGAACCTGCTGGCCGACGAAGACCCCGACGTCAGCCCCAGCGAGCGGCTGGAGCAGCGCGAGCTGAGCCGCCTGCTGATCGACGCGATTCGCTCCCTGCCGCCGCGCGAGGAAGTGTTGATCGACGCGCACTACTGCCGGGGCAAGAGCATGCGCGAGGTCAGCCGCATGCTGTTCATCAGCGAGTCGCGTGTCAGTCAGCTGCACGCCCGCGCGATCAAGCTGCTGCGCGAGTTCATGCAGCGTGCCCTTGCCGTTGATCCGGCGCCGGCGGCCGCCGCGAAGCGCGGCCGGCGCGCGGCGGCCCAGCTCGCCGCCCGGCGGCCGGAGATGCTGCCCGTCGCCGCCACGCTGGACAGCCGCGCGGCGTAA
- a CDS encoding DUF1634 domain-containing protein produces MDADGAQRDRQGPPVLRPPGDSAVELIISWLLRIGVWSSIAIILFGFALLVGQDHAALLRAHKGGLEGLLKDGLPGEPLPAASYGGVLDSVRRGQAFGVISLGLLVLLFTPVMRVAISIVAFAVERDRLYALLTSVVLLLLLAGIVLGKAGG; encoded by the coding sequence GTGGACGCGGACGGAGCGCAACGCGACCGCCAGGGCCCGCCCGTGTTGCGCCCGCCCGGCGACAGCGCCGTCGAGTTGATCATCTCCTGGTTGCTGCGCATCGGCGTCTGGAGCAGCATCGCGATCATCCTCTTCGGCTTCGCGTTGCTGGTCGGGCAGGACCACGCCGCGCTGCTGCGCGCGCACAAGGGTGGCCTCGAAGGGCTGCTGAAGGACGGCCTGCCAGGCGAGCCGCTGCCCGCCGCGAGCTACGGCGGCGTGCTCGACTCCGTGCGCCGCGGCCAGGCGTTCGGCGTGATCTCACTGGGTCTGCTGGTGCTGCTGTTCACGCCGGTGATGCGCGTGGCGATCTCGATCGTCGCCTTCGCCGTTGAGCGGGACCGGCTCTATGCGCTGCTCACCAGCGTCGTCCTGCTGCTGCTGCTTGCCGGCATCGTGCTGGGCAAGGCCGGCGGATAG
- a CDS encoding sulfite exporter TauE/SafE family protein, with the protein MAPLVYILIVLLVAVAAGLLGSLLGLGGGIIVIPALTTFLGVDIRLAIGASIVSVIATSSGAAAAYVRDHLSNIRAGMFLELGTTTGALSGAYLGGVLAGRALYLIFAVVLGYSALAMFRKRREEAPAPFVPDHISQRLRLASSYEDKALGRVVSYQVTGALPGLGLMYIAGAVSGLLGIGSGALKVPAMDLAMRLPIKVSTATSNFMIGVTAAASASVYFARGQIHPVLAAPVAVGVLLGATAGSKLLGGLRGRTVRKVFLVILLIITVQMFLKGLGG; encoded by the coding sequence GTGGCGCCGCTTGTCTACATCCTGATCGTGCTGCTCGTCGCCGTGGCGGCGGGGCTGCTCGGCTCGCTGCTGGGGTTGGGCGGCGGCATCATCGTCATTCCCGCGCTCACCACGTTCCTCGGCGTCGATATCCGCCTGGCGATCGGTGCCAGCATCGTCTCCGTGATCGCCACCAGCTCCGGCGCCGCCGCGGCCTACGTGCGCGACCATCTCTCCAACATTCGCGCCGGCATGTTTTTGGAGCTGGGCACGACGACGGGCGCGCTCAGCGGCGCCTACCTCGGCGGTGTGCTGGCCGGACGGGCGCTCTACCTGATCTTCGCCGTTGTGCTCGGCTACTCGGCGCTGGCGATGTTCCGCAAGCGCCGGGAAGAGGCGCCGGCGCCGTTCGTGCCGGATCACATCTCGCAGCGCCTGCGGCTGGCCAGCAGCTACGAGGACAAGGCGCTGGGCCGCGTGGTCAGCTATCAGGTGACCGGCGCCCTGCCGGGGCTGGGGTTGATGTACATCGCCGGCGCCGTTTCCGGCCTGCTCGGCATCGGCAGCGGCGCGCTGAAGGTGCCGGCGATGGACCTGGCGATGCGCTTGCCGATCAAGGTCAGCACGGCCACCAGCAACTTCATGATCGGCGTAACCGCGGCGGCCAGCGCCAGCGTCTATTTCGCCCGCGGCCAGATTCACCCGGTGCTGGCGGCGCCGGTGGCCGTGGGCGTGCTGCTGGGCGCCACGGCGGGCAGCAAGCTGCTGGGCGGCCTGCGCGGCCGCACCGTGCGCAAGGTCTTCCTCGTGATTCTGCTGATCATCACCGTGCAGATGTTTCTCAAGGGCCTGGGAGGCTGA
- a CDS encoding sugar ABC transporter permease codes for MSNIATVAAPERPALGAALRRRLSYAAEAATGYLFLAPSLLVFGTFVFYPLVKSVYLGFYVSNPFGTGQVYVGTDQYRRVLSSDQFHTALVTTALFALYTVAGGVVLGLLLALLANARLRGIFIFRTIFSSTIATSVAVASLMWILLFNPSIGVLNWALSLLHIARINWLTSPHWALFSVSIATIWLQLGFNTIVLLAGLQGIPEELYESARVDGSGPVRQFFSITLPMLSPTLFFVIVIASIRAFESFGQIDLLTQGGPNNATFTLVYAIYRNAFFNFGATGVASAQAVVLFVIILLFTAVQFGVAERKVFYG; via the coding sequence GTGTCCAATATCGCCACGGTGGCGGCGCCGGAGCGGCCGGCGCTGGGCGCGGCGCTGCGCCGGCGGTTGTCCTACGCCGCCGAGGCTGCGACGGGCTACCTCTTCCTGGCGCCGTCGCTGCTCGTCTTCGGCACGTTCGTCTTCTATCCACTGGTCAAGTCGGTCTATCTCGGCTTTTATGTGAGCAACCCCTTCGGCACCGGCCAGGTCTACGTCGGCACGGACCAGTACCGCCGCGTGCTCAGCTCCGACCAGTTCCACACGGCGCTGGTGACCACGGCGCTGTTCGCGCTCTACACCGTCGCCGGCGGCGTGGTCCTGGGGCTGCTTTTGGCGCTGCTCGCCAACGCGCGGCTGCGGGGCATCTTCATCTTCCGCACGATCTTCTCCTCGACGATCGCCACCTCGGTCGCCGTCGCCTCACTGATGTGGATTCTGCTGTTCAACCCCAGCATCGGCGTGCTCAATTGGGCGCTCTCGCTGCTGCACATCGCCCGCATCAACTGGCTGACCTCGCCGCACTGGGCGCTGTTCTCCGTCTCGATCGCCACGATCTGGCTGCAGCTCGGCTTCAACACGATCGTGCTGCTCGCCGGCCTGCAGGGCATTCCCGAGGAGTTGTACGAGAGCGCCCGCGTGGACGGTTCCGGCCCCGTGCGCCAGTTCTTCAGCATTACGTTGCCGATGCTCTCGCCCACGCTCTTCTTCGTGATCGTGATCGCCAGCATCCGCGCCTTCGAGTCGTTCGGCCAGATCGATCTGCTGACGCAGGGCGGGCCGAACAACGCCACCTTCACCCTGGTCTACGCGATCTACCGCAACGCCTTCTTCAACTTCGGCGCCACGGGCGTCGCGTCGGCGCAGGCTGTCGTCCTGTTCGTGATCATCCTGCTGTTCACGGCGGTTCAGTTCGGCGTGGCCGAGCGCAAGGTGTTTTACGGATGA
- a CDS encoding carbohydrate ABC transporter permease, with protein sequence MTAALPAIQTQTLRRPARRRLRVGTLLRYLALTLAALVIILPVYLAMITSILPANEVATVPPHFVTLHPTFDNFRHVFRVVPMWRFLLNSTVVASCITLAQMATAALAAYAFVFLRFPFRRILFFLFLSTLMVPAEATIVPNFQTILHLHWINTYQGLAVPFAATAFGTFLLRQFFLSLPKEILDAARVDGCGHLRTLWSVVLPLSRPAFATLAAYAFLAAWNQYLWPLLATNKPSMQTVQIGLKALVGNEASDPGLAMAGTVMALLPTMLLLILAQRHIVRGLTGGAVKG encoded by the coding sequence ATGACGGCCGCGCTTCCTGCCATCCAGACACAAACGCTGCGGCGGCCGGCGCGCCGCCGCCTGCGGGTCGGCACGCTGCTGCGCTACCTCGCGCTGACGCTGGCGGCGCTGGTGATCATCCTGCCGGTCTACCTGGCGATGATCACCAGCATCCTGCCGGCCAACGAAGTGGCGACGGTGCCGCCGCACTTCGTCACGCTGCACCCGACCTTCGACAACTTCCGCCACGTCTTTCGCGTGGTGCCGATGTGGCGCTTCCTGCTGAACAGCACCGTCGTGGCCAGCTGCATCACGCTGGCGCAGATGGCCACGGCGGCGCTGGCGGCCTACGCCTTCGTCTTCCTGCGCTTCCCCTTCCGGCGCATCCTGTTCTTCCTCTTCCTCTCCACGCTGATGGTGCCGGCCGAGGCGACGATCGTTCCCAACTTCCAGACGATCCTGCACCTGCACTGGATCAACACGTATCAAGGGCTGGCGGTGCCCTTTGCCGCCACGGCCTTCGGCACGTTCTTGCTGCGCCAGTTCTTCCTCAGCCTGCCGAAGGAGATCCTCGACGCGGCGCGCGTGGACGGCTGCGGCCACCTGCGCACGCTGTGGAGCGTGGTGCTGCCGCTCTCGCGGCCGGCCTTCGCCACGCTGGCCGCCTACGCCTTTCTCGCCGCCTGGAACCAGTATTTGTGGCCGCTGCTGGCCACGAACAAGCCAAGCATGCAGACGGTGCAGATCGGCCTGAAGGCCCTTGTCGGCAACGAGGCGTCCGATCCCGGCCTGGCGATGGCCGGCACGGTGATGGCCCTTTTGCCGACGATGCTGCTGCTGATCCTGGCGCAGCGCCACATCGTGCGCGGCCTGACGGGCGGCGCGGTGAAGGGGTGA